One genomic region from Candidatus Nanosynbacter sp. TM7-074 encodes:
- a CDS encoding NUDIX hydrolase — protein MRTSNFDKIKKYFGGGKKPLIQEIVREPTAGGVIFRRNEKGEAEFLLYQDARDRWTIPKGHIEPGETAQVTARREIGEETGLKNIELHGWLGKVNFRYRRIDKLVLMTTQVYLVKALDPNEKLQKEEWMNGLKWFSFHEALDEVEYEDIGKLILLAMKRIRQENL, from the coding sequence ATGAGAACAAGCAACTTTGATAAGATAAAAAAATACTTTGGTGGTGGTAAAAAGCCGCTAATTCAGGAAATTGTACGCGAGCCGACCGCTGGCGGTGTGATTTTTCGACGCAATGAAAAGGGTGAGGCGGAGTTTTTGTTATATCAAGACGCTCGTGATCGTTGGACGATACCCAAGGGTCATATTGAGCCGGGTGAAACGGCTCAGGTGACGGCGCGTCGGGAGATTGGTGAAGAGACTGGACTGAAGAATATCGAATTACACGGCTGGCTGGGCAAGGTGAATTTCCGATATCGTCGAATTGATAAACTGGTACTAATGACTACGCAGGTATATTTAGTCAAAGCTCTTGATCCAAATGAGAAATTACAGAAAGAAGAGTGGATGAATGGATTAAAATGGTTTAGTTTTCATGAGGCGCTGGATGAAGTCGAGTATGAAGATATTGGTAAGCTGATTCTGCTAGCAATGAAACGAATTAGACAGGAGAACCTGTAG
- a CDS encoding MIP/aquaporin family protein, translating into MATKKTSKKAPVKATAKKAAAKTETKTTVKRVVTESVAPKSQRAKLDSKLPSNLINIVIAEIVGTFILTLAALFASDILSSMYVGFALMLIVTAIGGISGAHVNPAVTFGLWSMRKLKTILVPFYWGAQFLGAMAAIVLIGSLTNGGFALSFDQFTAFSWNIFAIELIGTAVFVFGIAAVLQRKEIKAAGQAFGIGLALMIGLVVSGSLYSYVKGAAIAKIQKEQNAAQSEKGGRTYPREIYVSGATLNPAVALASTEKTDSQLRSSGVLPAEGEKSYSRFSLEVIAATLIGAALGGNLFLLVNYRNKDEE; encoded by the coding sequence ATGGCTACGAAGAAAACTTCAAAGAAAGCCCCGGTTAAAGCTACGGCAAAGAAAGCTGCCGCTAAAACCGAAACCAAAACGACCGTCAAGCGTGTCGTTACTGAATCTGTTGCGCCCAAAAGTCAGCGCGCCAAATTAGATTCTAAATTACCAAGCAACTTAATCAACATCGTCATTGCAGAAATCGTCGGTACGTTCATTTTGACGCTAGCCGCCCTATTCGCATCAGACATCCTATCATCAATGTACGTTGGCTTTGCACTCATGCTCATCGTCACTGCTATTGGTGGTATTTCTGGCGCGCACGTCAACCCAGCCGTTACTTTCGGTTTGTGGTCAATGCGCAAGCTAAAAACCATTTTGGTACCATTTTACTGGGGTGCCCAGTTCCTTGGTGCAATGGCGGCTATTGTACTGATTGGATCATTGACAAATGGCGGCTTTGCGCTTAGCTTTGATCAATTTACCGCATTTTCATGGAATATCTTTGCCATAGAATTAATTGGTACTGCAGTATTCGTATTTGGCATTGCTGCAGTTCTCCAGCGCAAGGAAATCAAAGCAGCTGGTCAAGCTTTTGGTATTGGTCTGGCCTTAATGATTGGCCTAGTTGTATCTGGATCACTATACTCGTACGTTAAAGGTGCTGCTATCGCAAAAATCCAGAAAGAGCAAAACGCCGCTCAATCTGAAAAAGGTGGTCGCACCTACCCACGCGAAATTTATGTTTCAGGAGCTACTTTGAACCCAGCAGTCGCTCTAGCAAGCACAGAAAAAACCGACTCTCAACTACGCAGTAGTGGAGTATTGCCAGCTGAAGGTGAAAAAAGCTACTCTCGCTTTAGCCTAGAGGTTATTGCAGCTACACTAATCGGCGCAGCACTGGGAGGCAACTTGTTCTTACTGGTAAATTATCGCAATAAAGACGAAGAGTAA
- a CDS encoding non-canonical purine NTP pyrophosphatase, producing MAKKIKFVTSNPRKIEEAGSVLKDCGIVVEPLQIDIDETQHHDPLRVTEAKVKTAYEKVGQPVVVNDSSWEIPALGGSGRLYERCCRLVYG from the coding sequence ATGGCAAAGAAAATAAAATTTGTTACGAGTAATCCGCGTAAGATTGAAGAGGCTGGATCGGTTCTGAAAGATTGTGGTATTGTTGTTGAACCGCTGCAAATTGACATTGATGAAACCCAGCATCATGATCCGTTGAGGGTTACCGAAGCGAAGGTTAAGACGGCGTATGAAAAGGTGGGACAGCCGGTTGTCGTTAACGATAGTAGTTGGGAAATTCCAGCACTCGGCGGCTCCGGGCGGTTATATGAAAGATGTTGTCGGCTGGTTTACGGCTGA
- the trmD gene encoding tRNA (guanosine(37)-N1)-methyltransferase TrmD yields MRKFQVITLFPEMMTGVFNNSMMWKAQKDEIVELTTVNLREFGLGPRRQVDDTPYGGGNGMLLMVEPLWKAVEFAKSQDETAKVVLMSPRGQRWKQTKAQQEANDDRGVIFICGRYEGVDERILELVDEQWSIGDFVLTGGELAAMMMIDSIVRLIPGVLGGEKSAEIESFSDGKTLEFPQYTRPEEFKGLRVPEVLLSGHHGKIAEWRDEQSKILTKKNTP; encoded by the coding sequence ATGAGAAAATTTCAAGTTATTACGCTTTTTCCGGAAATGATGACGGGAGTTTTTAATAATTCCATGATGTGGAAGGCGCAAAAAGACGAAATTGTGGAGCTTACGACGGTGAATCTGCGGGAGTTTGGTTTGGGGCCGCGGCGTCAGGTGGATGATACTCCTTATGGCGGCGGCAACGGGATGCTTCTTATGGTCGAGCCGTTATGGAAAGCGGTGGAATTTGCAAAATCTCAGGATGAAACGGCGAAGGTGGTACTGATGAGTCCGCGTGGCCAACGCTGGAAGCAGACTAAAGCCCAGCAAGAGGCGAACGATGATAGAGGTGTAATATTTATTTGTGGGCGATATGAGGGTGTAGATGAGCGAATTTTGGAGTTGGTTGACGAGCAGTGGAGTATTGGCGATTTTGTGCTGACTGGCGGAGAGTTGGCGGCAATGATGATGATCGATTCTATTGTCAGGTTGATTCCTGGAGTGCTGGGCGGTGAAAAGTCGGCGGAAATTGAGAGTTTTTCTGATGGCAAGACTCTGGAATTTCCGCAGTATACTCGGCCTGAGGAATTTAAGGGACTGCGAGTACCTGAGGTGCTGTTAAGTGGCCATCACGGAAAAATTGCCGAGTGGCGCGATGAGCAGTCGAAAATATTGACAAAGAAAAATACCCCATAG
- the leuS gene encoding leucine--tRNA ligase, whose amino-acid sequence MRRYNPTEIEKKWQDKWEADGTYVTDLSDTVRPKYYSLSMLPGITGAGIHIGHGRTFQFADIKARLKRQQGYNVYHPIGWDSFGLPVENYAIKVGKTPRVAHDEAKAHFIAQLKRLGFSYDWSKEISTADPEYYKWTQWIFTQLYKHDLAYQKEQPQWWCETDNTVLANEQVEGGKCWRCGNPVTKRNLKQWFFRITAYADEILEATDDLDWTEMVKTMQKNWIGRSVGAEVDFAVSGQDSVVTVFTTRPDTLFGASYVALAPEHPLVSQLVNADTRAKVEAYVQAAQQKSDVERQENKDKSGVFTGSYAINPVNGQKVPIWVADYILGGYGTGAIMAVPAHDERDFAFAEKFDLPIVQVVDKPEDSADIGCYTGEGELINSGQFDGTRSEDAREQIVAWLEQQGSGRGKTTYKMRDWLISRQRYWGAPIPIVHVDGFGPIAVADECLPVILPEVENFKPTGGNTSVLAQVDDWVRVWVDVETGKTVPITDPKPAGDNWHEGRRETDTLDGYACSSWYFLRYLDPQNDAEAWNPERISHWMPVDYYNGADHAVAHLLYSRFWMRFFYKLGLVPTPEPFKRMMYNAYIMAPDGQKMSKSKGNVIDPMEIMDSGYGADALRVYEMFIAPYDMDAPWDPRGVPGTYRFLNRVWNVVQEFVVAPESTSEDDQELLRPTHSTIKKVTRDIEDEKFNTAVAAMMEMVNGLYKIKEAQGIQASATWRFTLESLLQILAPFAPHITEELWQELGHTDTIHVNHWPKWDEKYLKSDTMTIIVQVNGKLRSKLKLPVDTDRQGVEAAALADENVQKFTNNKPPKKMVYIPGKLVNIVS is encoded by the coding sequence ATGAGACGCTACAATCCGACGGAAATTGAGAAAAAATGGCAAGATAAATGGGAGGCTGATGGCACCTATGTTACTGACCTTAGTGATACGGTGCGTCCCAAGTACTACAGTCTCAGTATGCTCCCTGGTATCACTGGCGCCGGTATTCATATCGGTCATGGTCGGACGTTTCAGTTTGCCGACATCAAAGCACGCTTGAAGCGTCAGCAGGGCTACAATGTATACCATCCAATCGGTTGGGATAGCTTCGGGTTGCCAGTAGAAAATTATGCCATCAAGGTTGGTAAAACACCGCGAGTGGCGCATGATGAAGCTAAAGCACATTTCATCGCCCAGCTGAAGCGCCTCGGGTTTAGTTATGATTGGTCAAAGGAGATTTCCACCGCTGACCCCGAGTATTATAAGTGGACCCAGTGGATTTTTACGCAGCTATACAAGCACGATTTGGCATACCAAAAGGAACAGCCGCAGTGGTGGTGTGAGACTGACAATACGGTACTAGCGAACGAGCAGGTTGAGGGCGGCAAATGTTGGCGCTGCGGCAATCCCGTTACCAAGCGTAACCTCAAGCAGTGGTTTTTCCGCATCACCGCCTATGCTGATGAGATTTTGGAAGCAACCGACGACTTGGATTGGACGGAAATGGTCAAAACCATGCAGAAAAACTGGATTGGCCGGTCGGTTGGCGCAGAAGTTGATTTTGCGGTCAGTGGACAGGATTCCGTCGTCACTGTATTTACTACACGCCCCGACACCTTGTTCGGCGCCAGCTACGTGGCTTTGGCGCCAGAACACCCACTGGTTTCTCAGTTGGTCAATGCCGACACGCGCGCCAAGGTTGAAGCATACGTTCAAGCGGCTCAGCAGAAGTCTGACGTTGAGCGTCAAGAAAACAAAGATAAATCCGGCGTCTTTACTGGCAGCTATGCCATCAATCCGGTCAACGGCCAGAAAGTACCAATTTGGGTAGCGGACTATATTCTCGGTGGTTACGGCACTGGCGCGATTATGGCGGTGCCGGCGCATGATGAACGCGACTTTGCCTTTGCTGAGAAATTCGATCTACCGATTGTTCAGGTGGTTGACAAGCCAGAGGATTCGGCAGACATTGGTTGCTACACTGGTGAAGGTGAATTGATCAATTCTGGGCAATTCGACGGTACGCGGAGTGAAGATGCCCGCGAACAAATTGTAGCGTGGCTGGAGCAGCAGGGGTCTGGTCGAGGCAAAACTACTTACAAAATGCGTGACTGGCTGATTTCTCGTCAGCGGTACTGGGGTGCGCCAATTCCTATAGTTCATGTTGACGGTTTCGGGCCAATAGCTGTGGCGGATGAGTGCTTGCCGGTTATTTTACCAGAAGTCGAGAATTTCAAGCCAACGGGCGGTAACACGTCAGTCCTGGCACAAGTTGATGACTGGGTGCGCGTGTGGGTTGACGTCGAGACGGGTAAAACCGTGCCGATCACCGATCCAAAACCAGCGGGCGACAATTGGCATGAAGGCCGGCGCGAAACGGACACATTGGATGGCTATGCCTGTTCCAGCTGGTATTTCCTGCGCTATCTTGACCCGCAAAATGATGCCGAGGCATGGAATCCTGAGCGAATTAGCCATTGGATGCCGGTAGATTACTACAACGGTGCCGACCACGCGGTGGCACACCTGCTGTACAGTCGTTTTTGGATGCGATTTTTCTATAAACTGGGCTTGGTGCCGACACCGGAGCCGTTCAAGAGGATGATGTATAACGCCTACATCATGGCGCCGGATGGCCAAAAAATGTCCAAATCTAAGGGCAATGTCATCGATCCGATGGAGATTATGGACAGTGGTTACGGGGCTGATGCACTGCGCGTGTATGAGATGTTCATCGCGCCGTACGATATGGATGCGCCGTGGGATCCGCGCGGCGTACCGGGGACATATCGGTTCTTGAATCGAGTATGGAATGTGGTGCAGGAATTCGTAGTAGCACCTGAATCTACCTCTGAAGATGACCAAGAACTGCTTCGCCCAACACACTCAACCATCAAGAAAGTCACTCGTGACATCGAGGACGAAAAATTCAATACAGCCGTAGCGGCGATGATGGAAATGGTCAATGGCTTGTATAAAATTAAAGAAGCGCAGGGTATTCAAGCATCAGCAACGTGGCGGTTTACTTTGGAGAGTTTGCTACAAATCTTAGCACCATTTGCACCGCACATCACCGAAGAATTGTGGCAGGAGCTGGGCCATACTGATACCATTCACGTTAATCACTGGCCAAAATGGGATGAAAAATATTTAAAGAGTGATACGATGACCATCATCGTCCAAGTTAACGGCAAGCTTCGATCAAAGCTTAAATTACCAGTAGATACCGACCGGCAGGGCGTTGAAGCGGCAGCTCTAGCTGATGAAAACGTTCAAAAGTTTACAAACAATAAACCACCTAAAAAGATGGTTTATATTCCAGGTAAGCTGGTGAATATCGTTAGTTAG
- the rnc gene encoding ribonuclease III has protein sequence MSGMNTTPYQEFAREKLGFEFNNLDLLITALTHRSYVNEHRKSVHHHNERLEFLGDAVLELAVTEYLFNNFSEPEGILTAWRAALVRTESIGDAGDKLGYGPLIRMSKGEKNGSERAHLQILANAFEAVIGAIYLERGFEDARDFIHKHIIVKLDGILESGSWRDPKSYLQEISQRVDNQTPVYKVLCEEGPDHDKVFTLGVFVGEKMMGRGTGPSKQVAQQQAARAAIAKYKESGEK, from the coding sequence ATGAGTGGAATGAATACGACTCCGTATCAGGAATTTGCGCGTGAGAAACTAGGGTTTGAATTTAATAATTTGGATCTTTTAATCACGGCCTTAACTCACCGCAGTTATGTTAATGAGCATCGTAAGTCTGTTCATCATCACAATGAACGTCTGGAGTTCTTAGGTGACGCGGTATTGGAACTGGCGGTAACGGAATATTTATTCAATAATTTTTCTGAACCGGAGGGAATTTTGACAGCTTGGCGGGCAGCACTGGTGCGGACGGAAAGCATTGGTGATGCGGGTGATAAGTTGGGCTATGGGCCGCTGATTCGTATGTCAAAGGGTGAGAAAAATGGCTCAGAGCGGGCACACTTGCAGATTTTAGCCAATGCTTTTGAGGCGGTGATTGGCGCGATTTATCTGGAGCGTGGGTTTGAGGACGCGCGAGATTTTATTCATAAGCACATTATTGTCAAGCTAGATGGAATATTGGAATCAGGCAGTTGGCGCGATCCGAAATCGTATTTGCAGGAAATTTCTCAGCGCGTCGATAATCAGACGCCAGTATACAAAGTTCTGTGCGAGGAAGGTCCAGATCATGATAAGGTCTTTACGCTTGGTGTGTTTGTGGGTGAAAAGATGATGGGTCGCGGTACCGGACCTTCCAAACAAGTGGCCCAACAACAGGCTGCCCGTGCGGCGATTGCTAAGTATAAAGAATCTGGCGAGAAATAG
- a CDS encoding KH domain-containing protein, translated as MSTIDQQFVEYVVKTLVGHPDDVVVEREIDEKGVLLTLTVNPEDLGRVIGKRGGTAQSLRTLLRALGAKNDARYNLKIVNNDGFTGTRERDDCDNRASVDNSTDEVVENKSSYAENTRKELAELDDLDI; from the coding sequence ATGTCAACAATAGACCAGCAATTTGTGGAGTATGTCGTAAAAACACTCGTTGGACATCCCGACGATGTCGTGGTGGAGCGGGAAATTGATGAGAAGGGTGTTCTGCTGACATTGACCGTTAACCCAGAAGATTTGGGTCGGGTCATTGGTAAGCGCGGCGGCACAGCACAAAGCCTACGGACGCTACTGCGGGCTTTGGGGGCGAAGAATGACGCGCGATATAACTTGAAGATTGTGAATAATGATGGTTTTACTGGTACACGCGAACGTGATGATTGTGATAATCGTGCTTCTGTGGATAACTCAACAGATGAAGTTGTGGAAAATAAGTCATCTTACGCAGAAAATACCAGAAAAGAGCTTGCAGAACTCGACGACCTTGATATATAA
- the pheS gene encoding phenylalanine--tRNA ligase subunit alpha has product MEKLDKVRSVLLSRVGEADEPRSVLRSAELRELYGVIATLPSEERGAFGKKVNELKQELERAITAREAELSKVELPPIDVTAPMDVNAPRPELLPSERGTIHPLMREIDRISDIFNRMGFVTEESREIDDQFHMFESLNFPKGHPARDDYDTFMTEETDINGDRLIAPAHTSTMQNRVLKKYHDNLAKGEAIAAIVSDRVFRNEDLDARHEHTFYQVEGVYVAKGVNVGNLIATLQEFLQEYYGKKLDVRVNPFYFPFTEPSFEFALSCPFCEGKNPDCKVCSGEGWIELLGCGMIHPNVLKAADIDPNEYTGFAFGCGIDRLVMMKYGIEDVRHFESGKLDFLEQF; this is encoded by the coding sequence ATGGAAAAGCTAGATAAAGTTCGATCAGTGCTATTATCACGAGTAGGTGAGGCGGACGAGCCGCGCAGTGTGTTGCGGAGTGCAGAGCTACGGGAACTGTATGGTGTCATTGCGACGTTGCCAAGCGAAGAACGCGGGGCGTTTGGTAAAAAGGTTAATGAGTTGAAGCAGGAACTGGAGCGGGCGATCACGGCTCGCGAAGCTGAATTATCAAAAGTTGAATTGCCGCCAATTGACGTGACAGCGCCGATGGATGTCAATGCTCCGCGCCCTGAATTACTGCCAAGTGAGCGTGGCACGATTCACCCATTGATGCGAGAAATTGACCGCATTTCTGACATTTTCAACCGCATGGGCTTCGTGACGGAAGAGTCGCGTGAAATTGACGATCAATTTCATATGTTCGAGAGTCTGAACTTCCCGAAGGGTCACCCGGCGCGTGATGATTATGATACGTTCATGACCGAGGAAACTGATATTAATGGCGACCGTTTGATTGCGCCGGCACACACCTCGACCATGCAAAACCGCGTGTTGAAAAAATATCATGATAATTTAGCGAAGGGCGAGGCGATCGCCGCCATCGTGTCCGACCGGGTGTTTCGCAACGAAGATTTGGACGCGCGGCATGAGCACACGTTCTATCAAGTCGAGGGCGTGTATGTCGCCAAGGGGGTTAACGTCGGCAATCTGATCGCCACCTTGCAGGAGTTTCTGCAGGAATATTACGGCAAGAAATTGGATGTGCGCGTCAACCCATTTTATTTCCCGTTCACCGAACCGAGCTTTGAATTTGCATTGAGCTGTCCGTTCTGTGAAGGAAAAAATCCGGATTGTAAGGTTTGTTCGGGCGAAGGCTGGATCGAACTCTTGGGCTGCGGTATGATTCATCCGAATGTGTTGAAAGCTGCCGACATTGATCCGAATGAATACACCGGTTTTGCCTTTGGCTGCGGCATTGACCGGCTGGTGATGATGAAATACGGCATCGAGGACGTGCGGCATTTTGAGAGCGGCAAGTTGGATTTTTTGGAGCAGTTTTAA
- a CDS encoding Mur ligase family protein, whose protein sequence is MVTVSKKREEKLAELVREFFAAHPEVRLVAVTGSAGKASAKIAIGTVLSRQFDIQLRTDEPKTKADVLLQMIGIRMPEKGLFKWWKVIRAVKKRIKAENPDIQIIVQEFNPKEPGYNLWFKDYMMPDITVVTSVTNGRMQVEHSLEEVANEMISLANYSRMAMINRDDIDGRFASFLTNPNITTYGSDPVAEYNFDDRNFSLTDGHHGFIVSPENPDGLEVDVKLIGEHNVRPAVVAAAVGYALGESEENIKKGVESLRPLPGRMNLLKGADNTWLIDDSYSSTPLTALAALQSLYRIETPQRIAVLGNMNGLKGIFEQAHAELGANCNPDLLDWVVTVGDKANQYLAPAARQKGCQIKECKNAIEAGSFVRDKLKSEGIALFKGSSGGVWLEESIKINLHSTEDDKYLVRQTPEWIARKNQFFSQFKD, encoded by the coding sequence ATGGTTACGGTTTCAAAAAAGAGGGAAGAAAAACTAGCAGAACTAGTGCGGGAGTTTTTTGCAGCACACCCAGAAGTTAGATTGGTGGCGGTAACGGGTAGTGCTGGGAAAGCTAGTGCAAAAATTGCTATTGGTACGGTTTTATCTCGGCAATTTGATATCCAACTCCGCACTGATGAGCCAAAAACAAAAGCCGATGTTTTGCTGCAGATGATAGGCATTAGGATGCCAGAAAAAGGCTTATTCAAATGGTGGAAGGTAATAAGGGCGGTAAAGAAAAGAATTAAGGCTGAGAATCCGGATATTCAGATCATTGTCCAGGAATTTAACCCGAAAGAGCCTGGCTATAATTTATGGTTTAAAGATTATATGATGCCTGATATTACGGTTGTGACATCTGTGACAAATGGCCGTATGCAGGTTGAACACTCTTTGGAAGAGGTGGCGAACGAGATGATTTCCTTGGCTAACTATTCGCGTATGGCGATGATTAATCGTGATGATATTGATGGGCGTTTTGCGAGCTTTCTGACAAATCCTAACATTACTACTTACGGCAGCGATCCGGTGGCAGAGTACAATTTTGATGATCGTAATTTTTCTTTGACAGATGGCCATCATGGTTTTATTGTGTCGCCAGAAAATCCCGATGGTCTAGAGGTTGACGTCAAGCTGATTGGCGAACATAATGTCCGTCCGGCAGTAGTAGCGGCGGCTGTCGGCTATGCTTTAGGCGAGTCTGAGGAGAATATCAAAAAGGGTGTGGAATCTTTGAGGCCGCTGCCAGGTCGGATGAATTTGCTGAAGGGTGCCGATAACACGTGGTTGATTGATGATAGCTATAGTTCAACGCCACTGACAGCCCTGGCTGCCCTCCAGTCTCTTTACCGGATAGAGACGCCGCAGCGAATTGCTGTACTTGGGAATATGAACGGTTTGAAGGGGATTTTTGAACAAGCCCATGCTGAGCTTGGCGCGAACTGTAACCCGGATTTATTGGATTGGGTCGTTACGGTGGGTGATAAAGCTAATCAATATTTGGCGCCAGCCGCTCGCCAAAAAGGCTGTCAGATAAAAGAGTGTAAAAACGCTATCGAGGCCGGATCATTTGTGCGGGATAAATTAAAGTCAGAAGGAATTGCATTGTTTAAAGGATCAAGCGGCGGCGTGTGGCTAGAGGAGTCGATAAAGATTAATCTTCACAGCACTGAGGACGATAAATATCTGGTCCGCCAAACTCCGGAATGGATTGCCAGAAAGAATCAATTTTTCTCACAATTTAAGGACTAA
- a CDS encoding phosphatase PAP2 family protein encodes MISASVYEYSPTRYTDGMDLQWIVKLIADGLVVPIALIGIYALLKLVPNDKKYQVYARVLMAGLTAYVVAKIIGVIYQPDQMRPFEVLGVAAGASFLNNPGFPSDHALFTMAITLAVWFGAKDRRLAVICLAMTILVCVGRVIALVHTPLDVIGGLLIACVGIVWYVPMKHAEKSDI; translated from the coding sequence ATGATTTCCGCAAGCGTTTACGAGTACTCGCCAACGCGATATACTGATGGTATGGACTTGCAATGGATTGTTAAATTGATCGCTGATGGATTGGTCGTGCCAATTGCACTGATTGGCATATATGCGTTACTAAAATTGGTGCCGAATGATAAAAAATATCAGGTTTACGCTCGGGTGTTGATGGCAGGACTAACGGCGTACGTAGTAGCAAAAATTATCGGAGTGATTTATCAGCCAGATCAGATGCGACCATTTGAGGTATTGGGGGTGGCAGCAGGAGCGTCGTTTTTGAATAATCCAGGATTTCCGTCTGATCATGCGTTATTTACAATGGCAATTACGCTGGCGGTGTGGTTTGGCGCTAAGGACCGGCGACTGGCGGTTATTTGTCTGGCGATGACAATTCTGGTATGTGTGGGGCGGGTGATTGCTTTGGTGCATACGCCACTTGACGTTATTGGCGGATTGTTGATTGCCTGCGTGGGTATCGTCTGGTATGTACCGATGAAGCACGCAGAAAAGTCGGATATTTAA
- a CDS encoding DNA recombination protein RmuC, which translates to MEAIIIILLVIIVMGLGATLFVLQSKLSELKQQSSVELIKTDVVELGRTIAKLNESVSNKLERSNAQVQTSVQKQLSESAKLVADVTQRLAKLDETNKRVVDVATDLKTLQNVLQNPKQRGVFGEFYLESVLDNVLPAKQFQMQYRFKDGETVDAVIFLDKGQILPVDSKFSLENYNRMINAETKAERELWLNRVKADLKGRIDETSKYIRPREHTMDFAFMFIPSESLYYDLLINNVGAGGSSRDLIEYAFRDKRVIIVSPTSFLAYLQTVLQGLRSLQIEEQAKDIQVRVGQLGVHIKKFDELMTKMGKSLSTTVGHYNNSYKELGKIDKDVVRIAGGDHQTQPELIDRPTQED; encoded by the coding sequence ATGGAAGCCATTATCATTATTCTCTTAGTTATTATCGTTATGGGGCTGGGTGCGACGCTGTTTGTGTTGCAGTCAAAGTTAAGCGAGCTGAAGCAACAGTCATCAGTTGAGCTCATTAAAACTGACGTGGTGGAGTTGGGACGGACCATCGCTAAATTGAATGAATCAGTCAGCAACAAATTAGAACGCAGCAACGCTCAGGTGCAAACCTCGGTGCAAAAGCAGTTGTCAGAAAGTGCCAAGTTGGTGGCGGACGTGACACAGCGACTGGCGAAGTTGGATGAGACGAACAAGCGGGTGGTTGACGTGGCGACTGACCTAAAAACCCTGCAGAACGTCCTGCAAAACCCAAAGCAGCGCGGCGTGTTCGGTGAGTTTTATCTGGAAAGTGTGCTGGATAACGTGCTGCCAGCCAAGCAGTTTCAGATGCAATACCGCTTCAAGGATGGCGAGACTGTTGATGCAGTTATTTTTCTAGATAAGGGGCAGATTTTGCCAGTGGACAGTAAGTTTAGCTTGGAAAATTACAACCGGATGATCAACGCCGAGACCAAAGCTGAACGTGAGCTGTGGCTAAACAGGGTGAAGGCTGACCTAAAGGGGCGCATCGACGAAACCAGCAAGTACATTCGGCCGCGCGAGCATACCATGGATTTTGCCTTTATGTTCATCCCGAGCGAATCGCTGTATTATGATCTACTCATCAACAATGTTGGTGCGGGCGGTTCGAGCCGCGATTTGATCGAATACGCCTTTCGTGACAAGCGGGTGATCATCGTCAGTCCGACTAGCTTTTTGGCGTATTTACAGACGGTGCTGCAGGGTCTGAGGAGTCTACAAATTGAAGAGCAAGCCAAGGACATTCAGGTGCGTGTCGGTCAGCTGGGCGTGCATATTAAAAAGTTTGACGAGCTGATGACTAAGATGGGCAAGAGCCTTAGCACGACTGTCGGGCATTATAATAATTCGTACAAGGAGCTGGGCAAGATTGATAAAGATGTGGTGCGGATCGCTGGTGGTGATCATCAAACGCAGCCAGAACTAATCGATCGACCAACACAGGAAGACTAA
- the nusB gene encoding transcription antitermination factor NusB, with product MASNRHLGRIVALQTLYEYEFRAEVGDANIDYKSILQRNLAEYKSSVDDVEFVDNLVSGVLANQMELDEKLKPLAPEWPIDQLSRVDRTVLRIGLYELLYCADTVPPKVVINEAVELAKAFGSDNSGKFVNGVLGTALRTLVEESDNENKQL from the coding sequence ATGGCATCAAACCGTCATTTAGGACGAATTGTCGCGTTGCAGACACTGTATGAATATGAGTTTCGCGCAGAGGTAGGCGATGCTAATATTGATTACAAAAGTATTTTACAGCGTAATTTAGCAGAGTATAAATCATCTGTTGATGATGTTGAATTTGTTGATAATCTGGTTAGTGGCGTACTGGCGAATCAGATGGAATTGGACGAAAAGCTAAAACCTTTAGCTCCAGAGTGGCCAATTGACCAGTTGTCTAGGGTTGATAGAACAGTTCTAAGAATTGGTTTGTATGAATTGCTATACTGTGCAGATACGGTTCCGCCAAAAGTAGTGATTAACGAGGCGGTAGAGCTAGCAAAGGCGTTCGGTTCGGATAACTCGGGTAAATTTGTGAATGGCGTGCTTGGCACGGCACTCCGTACCCTCGTGGAGGAGTCCGATAATGAGAACAAGCAACTTTGA